The genome window CCGTCCGCCCCCGTCCCGACTCACGTCTTGACGGCCTTGCGCTTCGAGCGGCGGGCCTTGGCGCTGGCCGGACGCGCTCCGTGGTTCGCTTTCTTCAACTTCTTCTGGTTCTTGGACATCGAACGTCTCTCCTGGCAGGAACTCCGCCTGCACTGCTGATCGTGAAGTCGCGAAGATTAGCAGACAATCCGCCGGTGGTGAAGAAGACGAACGGCCCGTTTTTAGGGTTCCCGCAGCAAAGAACCCCTCGCCGCAACCCGTCCAGCCCGTTGGCCGCCCGATTCCGGCGTGATACGATCTTGGGCCCAAACGATTTCGGCCGCGCCGTGCGACCCTGGACCAGTCCGACCGCTCCGCGGTTGAGCTTTCGGTCTTGTAACTCGCCGCTGCCGATCGAGTTGGGGAATCCAGCCCGTTCCTGACCACCACGTCGATGACCACTGCCCACGCCACTGCCCCCGGATACTCCGCCGAGACGTTCGAGGCGTTTCTCTCCCAGCGAGGGGAACCGGACTGGCTTGTCGAGCGACGGCGGAAGGCGTTTGACATCTATGAAGGGAAGCTGGCGGAAGACCTCGACCCCGAGGAATACCGCCGGATCGACCTGCGGACCTTCAAGCCGCAGCAGTTCGCCATTGCTCCGACCGCCCCGGCTAAGGGGACGTTCTCGACCCTGATGGCGGACCGGGCGGAGTTTGGCGGCAGCGTCCTCCATGTTGACGGCCACACGCTGAGCGAATCGCTCTCGCCTGAACTGAGCAAGCAGGGAGTGATCTTCGGCAGCCTGAACCGCCTGATTCAGGAACGCCGCGACGTCCTGGAACCGCACCTCCTCACCACGGCGGTCGAGCCTGACCGCGATCGCTTCGCCGCCTGGCACGCCGCCTTCTGGACCGGCGGAACCGTCCTGTACGTGCCACGAAACGTCGAAGTGAAGGTTCCGCTCCACAGCTTCATCGGACTCCAGGGGAACGGCGCGGCCGATTTCAGCCATACCCTCGTGATCCTTGAAGAAGGGGCCTCGGCGACCCTCCTCGAAGAAACCGGCTCGGCCGATGCCGAGGCGACCGGCCTCCACATGGGCGCGATTGAGCTCCTCGTCGCGAAGGGGGCCCAGCTCCGTTACGTCCAGCTTCAGAACTGGAACGGCAAGGTCCGGCACTTCGCCCACCAGGCGGGCCGGGTCGAGCGGGACGGCATGCTGCAGTGGACCGTGGGAGCCCTCGGCGCCCGGATGCAGCACATCCATCAGGACGTCCACCTCGACGGTCCCGGAGCGAACGCCCAGGTCAACGGGATCACCTTCGCCACCGACCGCCAGCTCCTCTCCTATTACACGCAGCAGTCGCACAACGCTCCGAACACGCACTCCGACCTGCTCTATAAGGAAGTCGTGCGGGACCAGTCCCGCGTCATCTGGCGCGGCATGATCAAGGTCGAGCCGGATGCACAGAAGACCGACGGCTACCAGCGGAACGACGCCCTGATGCTGACCCGCGAGGCCCGCGTCGATGCGATCCCGGGACTCGAGATCGAGGCGGACGATGTCCGCTGCACGCACGGGGCGACGGCCGGCCAGGTGGACGAGGACCAGCTCCTCTACTGCATGTGCCGCGGCCTTTCCCGCTACGAGGCGATGCACGTCATCGTCGAGGGCTTCTTCGCTGAGGTGTACGACCGCGTCCCGGTCGAGCTTGTCCGCGAGACGCTTGGCCTTGCGGTCCAGAAGAAGCTGGGCATCGGGGTGTGAATTGGCTGGGGGGCAGACTTGGTGGCGCTTGGGGTTAAACACCAAGACACCAAGGTTGCACCAAGAACACAAAGAGGAGGAGGGGCGGCCACGGGTGGCCGAGCATCGAAGCCCCTCTCGACGGCCAACCGGTCACCACCTTCCGGGCCTTCTTTGTGCCCTTGTGTCTAACAACCCGCCCGGAAAACAAAGAAAGCCGCCGAGGATCACTCCTCGGCGGCTTCCAGTCTTCACGTTGTCCCAGGTTGTGAGCGACCGGTCGAGGATCGCTGCGAGAAGGATCGTTCGATCGGGTCATGCAAGCATGCACCCTGTTTTTGATCGACGTCCACGCTGGTTTTTGGTCCGCCGGCGCACAACGGGCAGGAACAACGGTGGGTCACGTCCGTGACCCGTTAACGACATCGCATCCAGGATGATCGCGTCACACGCTGGGGAGTCGGTGCTGGTGGTTGCCCGCCAGACACTACCTACATCGGCCGCAGCGCCCGGATCCACCTGCCGATTTCTGAGCGAATCGAAAGATTCCACGGATCATCGAACGGGCGGGCGAAAACTGCCTCCGCCTCGGAAAAACGCTGGGCGTTTCTCAAGCTGCTCTTGACGACGACCCGCCCTCTCCCGGCCCCCGCTTCGCCGCCGGATTACAACGGATCCGCAAGTTCGGAAAACCGTCTTGAACTTCCCGTGATCCGCCGCAACCATTCTTGCGTTTTCGTTATCTTTCAGGCTCTCTGACGAATCCCCTTCGCCGGCTCCATGATCTGCGTTCCCCATTCTGGCCGTCATCACCCCTCGGGGCCTGACGGAATCCTCGAGAAGGCCCTGAGCCGCCCGCCGTCGCGTTGACTTTCCGCGGCCGCGCCGGGGCGAGGCCGTGGTTTTTGTCCGCTTTTTGTCGGCCACATCGAATTCGCAGGGGAAAGCCGCGCGGGCTTCGCTAAGACAGTGAACACTCTGCCGCGGGATCGAAGGAAGAGGAACGCCTCGCTCATGGACAAGAAACATTCGACGCCGAATCTCGGCCGGGACCTCGGCTCGGCACTGGTTGTGTTCCTGGTGGCGATTCCGCTCTGCCTGGGGCTGGCCATTGCGTCTCATCCCGGCGCGGCATCGACCGCCCCGCTCTTCTCCGGCCTCCTGGCCGGGGTCATCGGCGGCGTGGTCGTCGGGGCGTTGAGCGGATCGCAGGTGGCGGTCACCGGTCCCGCAGCGGGACTGACCGCGATCATCGCGGCGCAGATCTCTTCGCTCGGCTCCTTTCAGGCGTTCCTCCTGGCGGTGCTGTTCGCCGGTCTGCTTCAGGTCCTGATGGGGCTGGCCCGCGTCGGATTCATCGCAGCCTTCTTCCCGACGAGCGTCGTCAAGGGGCTGCTGGCGGCGGTCGGCATCATCCTCATCCTGAAACAGATCCCCCACCTCCTG of Planctomyces sp. SH-PL14 contains these proteins:
- a CDS encoding 50S ribosomal protein bL37, translating into MSKNQKKLKKANHGARPASAKARRSKRKAVKT
- the sufD gene encoding Fe-S cluster assembly protein SufD, with amino-acid sequence MTTAHATAPGYSAETFEAFLSQRGEPDWLVERRRKAFDIYEGKLAEDLDPEEYRRIDLRTFKPQQFAIAPTAPAKGTFSTLMADRAEFGGSVLHVDGHTLSESLSPELSKQGVIFGSLNRLIQERRDVLEPHLLTTAVEPDRDRFAAWHAAFWTGGTVLYVPRNVEVKVPLHSFIGLQGNGAADFSHTLVILEEGASATLLEETGSADAEATGLHMGAIELLVAKGAQLRYVQLQNWNGKVRHFAHQAGRVERDGMLQWTVGALGARMQHIHQDVHLDGPGANAQVNGITFATDRQLLSYYTQQSHNAPNTHSDLLYKEVVRDQSRVIWRGMIKVEPDAQKTDGYQRNDALMLTREARVDAIPGLEIEADDVRCTHGATAGQVDEDQLLYCMCRGLSRYEAMHVIVEGFFAEVYDRVPVELVRETLGLAVQKKLGIGV